From Candidatus Zixiibacteriota bacterium, one genomic window encodes:
- a CDS encoding NADH-quinone oxidoreductase subunit B family protein, producing the protein MGLIKKVPVYAEKIPGGALVTTSLEGILHHSQASSLWYLLFGTACCAIELMATGASRYDFDRLGMIFRASPRQSDLIIAAGTITKKMAPRLRKLYDQMAEPRYVIAMGGCTVKGGPFYYDSYAVEKGIDHIVPVDVYIPGCPPRPESLLEGCLTLQKKIKQQKLLDWQEK; encoded by the coding sequence ATGGGTCTGATCAAGAAGGTTCCGGTTTACGCGGAGAAAATTCCAGGAGGCGCGTTAGTTACCACTTCACTGGAAGGTATTCTTCATCACAGTCAGGCCTCGTCGCTGTGGTACTTGCTATTTGGAACGGCTTGCTGTGCGATAGAACTTATGGCGACAGGCGCCTCACGGTATGATTTTGACCGCCTGGGGATGATCTTCCGCGCCTCGCCAAGACAGTCGGACCTGATCATAGCGGCCGGGACGATCACCAAGAAAATGGCGCCGCGACTCCGCAAGTTGTATGACCAGATGGCGGAGCCCCGGTATGTCATCGCCATGGGTGGCTGCACGGTGAAGGGGGGGCCGTTCTATTATGACAGTTATGCTGTCGAAAAGGGAATCGACCATATCGTGCCGGTGGATGTGTATATCCCGGGCTGTCCGCCTCGTCCCGAATCACTTCTCGAGGGGTGTCTGACGCTCCAGAAGAAGATCAAGCAGCAGAAGCTTCTGGACTGGCAGGAAAAGTAG
- a CDS encoding NADH-quinone oxidoreductase subunit A: MSDFLAIPIFLVVGTGIVLITFFINRLIRPHHPYPEKNVNYECAEEPVGSSWIQFNNRFYIFALIFVVFDVEAVFLFPWAVAFGQLGLYALVEMILFILILMFGLYYAWKKGALKWV, translated from the coding sequence TTGTCGGATTTCTTGGCGATCCCGATTTTCCTGGTAGTGGGGACAGGAATAGTCCTTATTACCTTCTTCATCAACCGGCTGATCCGACCGCATCACCCCTATCCCGAGAAAAACGTCAATTATGAGTGCGCCGAAGAACCAGTGGGGAGTTCCTGGATCCAGTTCAACAACCGGTTCTACATATTTGCGCTCATTTTCGTGGTGTTCGATGTCGAGGCGGTGTTCCTGTTCCCCTGGGCTGTAGCATTCGGTCAGTTGGGGCTGTATGCGCTCGTTGAGATGATCCTCTTCATTCTTATCCTCATGTTCGGCCTCTACTATGCCTGGAAGAAGGGGGCACTGAAATGGGTCTGA
- a CDS encoding NADH-quinone oxidoreductase subunit C, translating into MTREELKAYVTGHFDGMLKPLETGRYDPMFEVKPADLLAVARALRDDEHVRFDFLCNLGAVDTRERFEIVYSLASVSKNLRLDFKLIMPYEQAAVDSVQEIWPAANWYEREMWELYGIDIRNHENLKRFLLPDDWNQGHPMLKNWDAPDFVRLPEF; encoded by the coding sequence ATGACTAGGGAAGAACTCAAGGCCTATGTGACGGGTCATTTTGACGGCATGCTGAAGCCGCTTGAGACCGGTCGGTACGACCCGATGTTCGAAGTGAAGCCGGCGGATCTGCTGGCTGTCGCGAGGGCTCTTCGTGACGATGAACATGTGAGATTCGACTTCCTGTGCAATCTTGGCGCCGTGGATACCCGCGAGCGGTTTGAGATTGTCTATTCGCTCGCTTCCGTTTCCAAAAATCTCAGGCTCGATTTCAAACTGATCATGCCATACGAGCAAGCGGCAGTTGATTCGGTGCAGGAGATCTGGCCGGCTGCCAACTGGTACGAGCGGGAGATGTGGGAGCTGTACGGCATCGATATTCGCAACCATGAGAATCTGAAACGGTTCCTCCTGCCCGATGACTGGAATCAGGGGCACCCCATGCTCAAGAACTGGGATGCGCCGGATTTTGTCAGGCTGCCGGAGTTTTGA
- a CDS encoding cytochrome c3 family protein — MRRLFYIVVLFALPLYPSVILGQRQSNCETCHFEVEEPEGPAHKFTRDVHFQKGLGCVDCHGGDESLDDMDLVRKVKGYRGIPGHLEVPEFCARCHSDAVYMRNHNPSLPTDQLEKYKTSVHGQRLFGRKDPKVANCVSCHSVHEIGDAKMPHSSTYPLNIPRTCARCHADSAYMAEYSIPTNQYAGFVASVHGHALLEKQDLGAPACNDCHGNHGAAPPGVTSLSAVCGNCHAFQAELFLQSPHEKGFAENNYPMCETCHSNHRIVPPGDTLIGTSEPALCVNCHSADDGTKGFATAEGMVTALGTLSSRRDSAAVILADARTKGMMTTDEDFRLQEVDQALIQARVLVHSFDLSKLAPKANEGLAKADTVRANSESLIDEYYFRRKGLGLATLFITIVAIGLYLKIRRLD, encoded by the coding sequence GTGAGACGGCTGTTTTATATCGTAGTGCTGTTTGCGTTGCCGCTCTATCCATCGGTCATTCTGGGGCAGCGACAGAGCAATTGTGAAACATGTCATTTCGAGGTCGAGGAACCGGAAGGTCCCGCCCACAAGTTCACTCGCGACGTCCATTTTCAGAAGGGGCTTGGTTGCGTGGACTGCCACGGTGGAGACGAGTCGCTCGATGACATGGATCTGGTTCGCAAGGTGAAGGGGTATCGCGGCATTCCGGGTCATTTGGAGGTACCGGAATTCTGCGCGCGCTGCCACAGCGATGCCGTGTACATGCGGAATCACAATCCATCGCTGCCGACCGACCAACTCGAAAAGTACAAAACCTCGGTGCACGGGCAGCGTCTGTTTGGGCGAAAAGACCCCAAGGTGGCCAATTGCGTGTCGTGCCATTCGGTGCATGAGATTGGTGACGCGAAAATGCCGCATTCCAGCACCTATCCACTGAATATACCCAGGACCTGCGCCCGGTGCCATGCCGACAGTGCGTACATGGCGGAGTACAGTATTCCCACCAACCAGTATGCCGGTTTTGTGGCGTCGGTGCACGGGCATGCGCTGCTTGAAAAACAGGACCTCGGCGCGCCGGCCTGCAATGACTGTCACGGCAACCACGGGGCGGCTCCACCCGGAGTCACCAGCCTGTCGGCTGTGTGTGGCAACTGCCATGCGTTTCAGGCCGAACTGTTCCTACAGTCCCCGCACGAAAAGGGGTTCGCGGAGAACAATTACCCGATGTGCGAGACCTGTCACTCGAATCATCGCATCGTGCCGCCTGGGGACACGCTTATCGGTACCAGCGAGCCTGCGCTCTGTGTCAACTGCCATTCGGCCGATGACGGCACGAAGGGATTCGCTACCGCCGAAGGGATGGTGACGGCTCTCGGTACGCTGTCCAGCCGTCGAGATTCGGCGGCGGTGATTTTGGCCGACGCCCGTACCAAGGGGATGATGACCACCGACGAGGATTTCCGCTTGCAGGAAGTTGACCAGGCGCTGATCCAGGCTCGGGTCCTTGTGCATTCGTTTGATCTGAGCAAGCTGGCGCCGAAGGCAAATGAGGGGTTGGCGAAGGCGGATACGGTCCGCGCCAATTCGGAATCGCTCATCGACGAATACTATTTCCGTCGCAAGGGGCTTGGGTTGGCGACGCTGTTCATAACCATCGTGGCAATCGGGTTGTACCTGAAGATCCGCAGACTCGACTAA